The following proteins are co-located in the Spea bombifrons isolate aSpeBom1 chromosome 3, aSpeBom1.2.pri, whole genome shotgun sequence genome:
- the LOC128482694 gene encoding neuroblast differentiation-associated protein AHNAK-like isoform X2: MSNISDSSNKVFLSGRSGSISDLLSLDDDNGNVVVSGINEDDPVGGNLGLKEGDTLVGATFFFDNMQKKEVLNILKAAEPYKAGLQLHVKSEPLEPQFSPFSLKQDNLVTRDSTYDDIFNSKIRRYLKGSASLQDLSKPNLASGQLKSKTIQGPKMNFAGYTSSVDLSNVPSSESQVNIKGAEINSVVPKVQGPKVEVNMSAPKMQGKMEDLEISVPQISVNGSPGKHSGPKVQLPSFSHSDGHVDVKAPNLKAGVELPNTEYEVDGKLNAPDVELCLPNISGDMNIPTTNVKGSKMKVPTMKFFQSKKSSYDDKVNVDLPKADLQIPQLKGPEVSIGLPKSDCEIPRLKGPDINVNVPKSNTQLPKFKAPEVNIDLPKGDLKMPNLKGPEMNVELPSVDLPNANFQIPKLKGREISTDLPKGGLKMPNLKGPEVNIDLPNTDFQLPKLKGPNMNVDLPKVDLKTPKLKGPELNYDLPNADLQLPHLKGPEVSVDLPKGDIKIPKVKGLDGNVDIPNVDLKIQKPKPSEVNVGLPKADLQFPKLKEKDVSISLPDADIQMPDVKVPGVNADFPKADIQIPKLKTPNIYVNIPNSSVQLPKTDIPDVNIGLPKADVNIQKLKGLGVNVLPVGDITSPKLKTIDANIDLPKLDMKSPNVKGPDVNINLPQAGLSIPELRGPEVNVDVPNTYINMPNVKGPEVDVNLPKANTKVPKMKGPDVNLDVPKSEMKGKFKMPSFNLFNSKKGLPDVEVSLKSPQLKNDIDVSPPKLDVKTPDINIKGSDKKYTSPKFKLPSFGYPKVEATGELPNIDGHLKGPKLDINTPYVAAPQIKGNVQTPDLEVGGQLKTPQMEVNAPKVDINVPDAKMNAPKFKMPSFQMPSFNMSGPNVQTPDLKVDGQLKTPQVDVNAPKMDIKVPDAKINAPKFTMPSFNMSGPNVQTPDLKVDGQLKTPQVDVNAPKMDINMPDAKMNAPKFKMPTFQMPSFNMSGPKVQAPDLEVDGQLKTPQVDVKAPKVDINVPDAKMNAPKFKMPSFQMPSFNMSGPKVQAPDIEVDGQLKTPQVDVKAPKVDINVPDAKMNAPKFKMPSFQMPSFNMSGPNVQTPDLKVDGQLKTPQVDVNAPKMDIKVPDAKINAPKFKMPSFNMSGPNVQTPDLEVEGQLKTPQVDINAPKMDINVPDAKINAPKFKMPSFNMSGPNVQTPDLKVDGQLKTPQVDVNAPKMDIKVPDAKINAPKFKMPSFNMSGPNVQTPDLKVDGQLKTPQVDVNAPKMDIKVPDAKINAPKFKMPSFNMSGPNVQTPDLKVEGQLKTPQVDINAPKMDINVPDAKINAPKFKMPSFNMSGPNVQTPDLEVDGQLKTPDVDMSTPQINVKGSELKVNPPKFKKPSSNLPSGHVTSSDVNFPHSVVKESRFKLPTLLIFHPKIGVPDVDIDGLESPKIDAPTRSNPQGSLTMPNVSVDTPNEILKKTEKKATLPRFKLPTFGKSRPPSAQYDAGITTPGASLPRANVEIKSPEFSANMPSINTKDAKFTIPDADLKVRVPELESHNQVSGLQINAPRITMENSEGSMSLPTIPNPSLNISGRKADQPEKLPQIKGPGFKMDMPSVDIRAPKVKSPGLPANDTDLPKLKGNINMSAPKLQVDGLDDLDIDANKPSISVHAPERKEPFPGQTELPAVDVYTPQIQSYRSSSPAQLKNYTNDNLALDVSLPSASVNDPEWKEPLSGQTEKKGEDINTNFDMPDANMERHLPNRMDQSPRSKYPFLFSDSTFSLPDVGFDFSPPRLNLS, translated from the exons ATG AGTAACATTTCGGATAGCAGCAATAAGGTTTTTCTTAGTGGACGCTCTGGGAGCATTTCTGATCTTTTGTCGCTGGATGATGACAATGGCAATGTTGTTGTTTCTGGGATTAATGAAGATGATCCAGTTGGTGGTAATTTGGGACTTAAAGAAG GGGATACCCTTGTGGGAGCTACctttttttttgacaatatgCAGAAGAAAGAGGTTCTCAATATTTTAAAGGCCGCAGAGCCATACAAAGCTGGTCTTCAACTCCATGTTAAAAGTGAACCACTGGAGCCTCAATTCAGCCCCTTTTCACTCAAGCAAGACAATTTG gtAACCAGAGATTCAACATATGATGACATCTTTAATAGTAAGATTCGGCGGTACCTAAAGGGGTCAGCTTCCTTGCAAGATTTATCCAAGCCAAACCTAGCCAGTGGCCAATTAAAATCTAAAACCATACAAGGCCCCAAAATGAATTTCGCAGGATACACTTCATCAGTTGATTTATCAAATGTTCCCTCTTCAGAATCACAAGTCAACATTAAAGGTGCTGAAATTAATAGTGTAGTACCCAAAGTCCAGGGTCCCAAAGTTGAAGTGAATATGTCAGCTCCAAAAATGCAAGGGAAGATGGAAGATTTGGAAATCAGTGTGCCACAGATCAGTGTTAATGGCTCACCGGGTAAACATAGTGGGCCAAAGGTTCAGTTGCCTTCCTTTAGTCATTCAGATGGTCATGTGGATGTGAAAGCACCAAATCTGAAAGCAGGTGTTGAATTGCCAAACACTGAATACGAGGTTGATGGGAAACTGAATGCTCCCGATGTAGAACTCTGTTTGCCTAACATATCAGGTGATATGAACATTCCCACAACTAATGTGAAAGGCTCTAAAATGAAGGTGCCCACAATGAAGTTTTTCCAGTCTAAAAAGTCTTCTTATGATGACAAAGTAAATGTTGATCTTCCAAAAGCCGACCTACAGATTCCACAATTGAAAGGACCAGAAGTTAGCATTGGTCTTCCCAAATCAGATTGCGAAATTCCTAGACTTAAAGGGCCAGACATCAATGTCAATGTACCCAAATCCAATACGCAGCTTCCTAAATTTAAAGCACCAGAAGTAAACATTGATCTTCCCAAAGGAGATTTAAAAATGCCCAACCTTAAAGGACCAGAGATGAATGTTGAGCTACCCAGTGTTGATCTTCCCAATGCTAATTTCCAAATTCCAAAACTGAAAGGACGTGAAATAAGCACAGATCTCCCCAAGGGAGGTTTAAAAATGCCAAACCTTAAAGGGCCAGAAGTGAATATTGATCTTCCCAATACTGATTTTCAGCTTCCAAAATTGAAAGGACCTAATATGAATGTTGATCTCCCCAAAGTTGATTTGAAGACTCCCAAACTTAAAGGACCAGAATTGAATTATGATCTACCTAATGCTGATTTACAGCTTCCACATTTGAAAGGACCAGAAGTCAGTGTTGATCTCCCCAAAGGAGATATAAAAATTCCAAAAGTAAAAGGACTAGATGGTAATGTTGATATTCCCAATGTTGATTTAAAGATTCAAAAGCCTAAACCATCAGAAGTAAATGTTGGTCTTCCTAAAGCTGACTTGCAGTTTCCAAAATTGAAAGAGAAAGATGTGAGTATTTCTCTCCCCGACGCTGATATTCAGATGCCAGATGTGAAAGTACCAGGAGTGAATGCTGACTTTCCTAAAGCCGATATCCAAATTCCAAAACTGAAAA CTCCAAACATTTATGTTAATATTCCAAACAGCAGTGTGCAGCTCCCAAAGACAGATATTCCAGATGTGAACATAGGTCTTCCCAAAGCAGATGTAAATATTCAGAAACTGAAGGGGCTAGGAGTGAATGTCCTCCCTGTGGGAGATATAACATCTCCTAAGCTAAAAACTATAGATGCGAATATTGATCTTCCTAAATTGGATATGAAGAGCCCCAATGTTAAAGGTCCAGATGTAAATATTAACCTTCCCCAAGCAGGTCTAAGCATTCCAGAATTGAGAGGACCGGAAGTAAATGTTGATGttccaaacacatatataaatatgccaAACGTAAAAGGTCCAGAGGTGGATGTCAATCTTCCAAAAGCTAACACAAAAGTACCAAAAATGAAAGGACCCGATGTGAACCTTGACGTCCCAAAATCAGAAATGAAAGGTAAATTTAAAATGCCCTCATTTAATCTGTTCAATTCCAAGAAAGGTTTGCCTGATGTTGAAGTAAGTTTGAAGTCCCCACAGCTAAAGAATGACATTGATGTCTCACCTCCTAAgcttgatgtaaagactccagatataaatattaaaggatCAGATAAAAAATACACCTCACCAAAATTTAAACTGCCTTCATTTGGTTACCCAAAAGTTGAAGCTACTGGTGAGCTCCCAAACATAGATGGACATTTAAAAGGACCAAAACTGGATATTAATACACCCTATGTAGCAGCCCCACAAATAAAGGGAAATGTACAAACACCTGATCTAGAAGTGGGTGGGCAATTGAAGACTCCTCAAATGGAGGTCAATGCACCCAAGGTGGATATTAACGTTCCAGATGCAAAGATGAATGCTCCCAAATTTAAAATGCCTTCATTTCAAATGCCATCTTTCAACATGTCAGGCCCAAATGTTCAAACACCTGATCTAAAAGTGGATGGGCAATTGAAGACTCCCCAAGTGGATGTCAATGCACCCAAGATGGATATTAAGGTTCCAGATGCAAAGATTAATGCTCCCAAATTTACAATGCCATCTTTCAACATGTCAGGCCCAAATGTCCAAACACCTGATCTAAAAGTGGATGGGCAATTGAAGACTCCCCAAGTGGATGTCAATGCACCCAAAATGGATATTAACATGCCAGATGCAAAGATGAATGCTCCGAAATTTAAAATGCCTACCTTTCAAATGCCATCTTTTAACATGTCAGGTCCAAAAGTCCAAGCACCTGATTTAGAAGTTGATGGACAATTGAAGACTCCTCAAGTGGATGTCAAAGCACCAAAAGTGGATATTAACGTTCCAGATGCAAAGATGAATGCTCCCAAATTTAAAATGCCTTCGTTTCAAATGCCATCTTTCAACATGTCTGGCCCAAAGGTCCAAGCACCTGATATAGAAGTCGATGGGCAATTAAAGACACCTCAAGTAGATGTCAAAGCACCCAAAGTAGATATTAACGTTCCAGATGCAAAGATGAATGCTCCCAAATTTAAAATGCCTTCATTTCAAATGCCATCTTTCAACATGTCAGGCCCAAATGTCCAAACACCTGATCTAAAAGTGGATGGGCAATTGAAGACTCCCCAAGTGGATGTCAATGCACCCAAGATGGATATTAAGGTTCCAGATGCAAAGATTAATGCTCCCAAATTTAAAATGCCATCTTTCAACATGTCAGGCCCAAATGTCCAAACACCTGATCTAGAAGTGGAAGGGCAATTAAAGACTCCCCAAGTGGATATTAATGCACCCAAGATGGATATTAACGTTCCAGATGCAAAGATTAATGCTCCCAAATTTAAAATGCCATCTTTCAACATGTCAGGCCCAAATGTCCAAACACCTGATCTAAAAGTGGATGGGCAATTGAAGACTCCCCAAGTGGATGTCAATGCACCCAAGATGGATATTAAGGTTCCAGATGCAAAGATTAATGCTCCCAAATTTAAAATGCCATCTTTCAACATGTCAGGCCCAAATGTCCAAACACCTGATCTAAAAGTGGATGGGCAATTGAAGACTCCCCAAGTGGATGTCAATGCACCCAAGATGGATATTAAGGTTCCAGATGCAAAGATTAATGCTCCCAAATTTAAAATGCCATCTTTCAACATGTCAGGCCCAAATGTCCAAACACCTGATCTAAAAGTGGAAGGGCAATTAAAGACTCCCCAAGTGGATATTAATGCACCCAAGATGGATATTAAC GTTCCAGATGCAAAGATTAATGCTCCCAAATTTAAAATGCCATCTTTCAACATGTCAGGCCCAAATGTCCAAACACCTGATTTAGAAGTGGATGGGCAATTGAAGACTCCTGATGTAGATATGAGTACTCCTCAAATAAATGTGAAAGGTTCTGAACTAAAGGTGAATCCACCAAAATTTAAAAAGCCCTCATCTAACCTGCCAAGTGGTCATGTCACATCCTCAGATGTCAACTTCCCCCACAGTGTTGTAAAAGAGTCAAGATTTAAATTGCCAACTTTGCTTATTTTCCACCCTAAAATCGGTGTGCCAGATGTTGACATTGATGGATTAGAATCACCAAAAATTGATGCGCCTACCCGTTCTAACCCACAGGGGAGTCTTACAATGCCTAATGTGAGTGTTGATACTCCAAATGAAATccttaaaaaaactgaaaaaaaggcAACGTTGCCAAGATTTAAGTTACCTACTTTTGGAAAATCGCGACCACCATCTGCACAATATGACGCTGGAATAACAACACCAGGTGCCTCTTTGCCGAGGGCCAATGTTGAAATAAAGAGCCCAGAATTCAGTGCAAACATGCCAAGTATTAATACCAAAGATGCCAAATTTACAATCCCAGATGCTGATTTGAAAGTTAGAGTCCCAGAACTAGAAAGTCATAATCAGGTTTCTGGGCTTCAAATCAACGCACCAAGGATAACCATGGAGAACTCAGAAGGAAGTATGTCATTGCCTACAATTCCAAACCCATCTCTAAACATTTCAGGCCGCAAGGCTGACCAGCCTGAGAAATTACCCCAGATAAAAGGTCCTGGGTTTAAAATGGACATGCCATCTGTTGACATCAGGGCTCCAAAAGTGAAATCACCAGGGTTACCTGCCAATGACACAGACCTTCCAAAGCTTAAGGGTAATATCAATATGTCTGCTCCAAAACTGCAAGTTGATGGATTAGATGACCTGGACATTGATGCAAATAAGCCGTCTATAAGTGTGCATGCACCAGAGAGGAAAGAACCATTCCCTGGTCAAACAGAGTTACCAGCTGTTGATGTTTACACCCCTCAAATACAAAGTTATAGAAGTAGCTCCCCCGCGCAGCTGAAAAACTATACAAACGATAACCTAGCACTGGATGTAAGCTTACCATCTGCAAGTGTAAATGACCCAGAATGGAAGGAACCGTTATCTGGTCAAACTGAAAAGAAAGGGGAAGATATAAATACCAATTTTGACATGCCTGATGCTAATATGGAAAGACATTTACCTAACAGAATGGACCAGAGTCCACGTTCTAAGTacccttttcttttctctgattCCACTTTCTCATTGCCCGACGTTGGCTTTGATTTTTCCCCTCCTAGGTTGAACTTGTCTTAA
- the LOC128482694 gene encoding neuroblast differentiation-associated protein AHNAK-like isoform X1, whose translation MSNISDSSNKVFLSGRSGSISDLLSLDDDNGNVVVSGINEDDPVGGNLGLKEGDTLVGATFFFDNMQKKEVLNILKAAEPYKAGLQLHVKSEPLEPQFSPFSLKQDNLVTRDSTYDDIFNSKIRRYLKGSASLQDLSKPNLASGQLKSKTIQGPKMNFAGYTSSVDLSNVPSSESQVNIKGAEINSVVPKVQGPKVEVNMSAPKMQGKMEDLEISVPQISVNGSPGKHSGPKVQLPSFSHSDGHVDVKAPNLKAGVELPNTEYEVDGKLNAPDVELCLPNISGDMNIPTTNVKGSKMKVPTMKFFQSKKSSYDDKVNVDLPKADLQIPQLKGPEVSIGLPKSDCEIPRLKGPDINVNVPKSNTQLPKFKAPEVNIDLPKGDLKMPNLKGPEMNVELPSVDLPNANFQIPKLKGREISTDLPKGGLKMPNLKGPEVNIDLPNTDFQLPKLKGPNMNVDLPKVDLKTPKLKGPELNYDLPNADLQLPHLKGPEVSVDLPKGDIKIPKVKGLDGNVDIPNVDLKIQKPKPSEVNVGLPKADLQFPKLKEKDVSISLPDADIQMPDVKVPGVNADFPKADIQIPKLKTPNIYVNIPNSSVQLPKTDIPDVNIGLPKADVNIQKLKGLGVNVLPVGDITSPKLKTIDANIDLPKLDMKSPNVKGPDVNINLPQAGLSIPELRGPEVNVDVPNTYINMPNVKGPEVDVNLPKANTKVPKMKGPDVNLDVPKSEMKGKFKMPSFNLFNSKKGLPDVEVSLKSPQLKNDIDVSPPKLDVKTPDINIKGSDKKYTSPKFKLPSFGYPKVEATGELPNIDGHLKGPKLDINTPYVAAPQIKGNVQTPDLEVGGQLKTPQMEVNAPKVDINVPDAKMNAPKFKMPSFQMPSFNMSGPNVQTPDLKVDGQLKTPQVDVNAPKMDIKVPDAKINAPKFTMPSFNMSGPNVQTPDLKVDGQLKTPQVDVNAPKMDINMPDAKMNAPKFKMPTFQMPSFNMSGPKVQAPDLEVDGQLKTPQVDVKAPKVDINVPDAKMNAPKFKMPSFQMPSFNMSGPKVQAPDIEVDGQLKTPQVDVKAPKVDINVPDAKMNAPKFKMPSFQMPSFNMSGPNVQTPDLKVDGQLKTPQVDVNAPKMDIKVPDAKINAPKFKMPSFNMSGPNVQTPDLEVEGQLKTPQVDINAPKMDINVPDAKINAPKFKMPSFNMSGPNVQTPDLKVDGQLKTPQVDVNAPKMDIKVPDAKINAPKFKMPSFNMSGPNVQTPDLKVDGQLKTPQVDVNAPKMDIKVPDAKINAPKFKMPSFNMSGPNVQTPDLKVEGQLKTPQVDINAPKMDINVQVDGQLKTPQVDVNAPKMDIKVPDAKINAPKFKMPSFNMSGPNVQTPDLEVDGQLKTPDVDMSTPQINVKGSELKVNPPKFKKPSSNLPSGHVTSSDVNFPHSVVKESRFKLPTLLIFHPKIGVPDVDIDGLESPKIDAPTRSNPQGSLTMPNVSVDTPNEILKKTEKKATLPRFKLPTFGKSRPPSAQYDAGITTPGASLPRANVEIKSPEFSANMPSINTKDAKFTIPDADLKVRVPELESHNQVSGLQINAPRITMENSEGSMSLPTIPNPSLNISGRKADQPEKLPQIKGPGFKMDMPSVDIRAPKVKSPGLPANDTDLPKLKGNINMSAPKLQVDGLDDLDIDANKPSISVHAPERKEPFPGQTELPAVDVYTPQIQSYRSSSPAQLKNYTNDNLALDVSLPSASVNDPEWKEPLSGQTEKKGEDINTNFDMPDANMERHLPNRMDQSPRSKYPFLFSDSTFSLPDVGFDFSPPRLNLS comes from the exons ATG AGTAACATTTCGGATAGCAGCAATAAGGTTTTTCTTAGTGGACGCTCTGGGAGCATTTCTGATCTTTTGTCGCTGGATGATGACAATGGCAATGTTGTTGTTTCTGGGATTAATGAAGATGATCCAGTTGGTGGTAATTTGGGACTTAAAGAAG GGGATACCCTTGTGGGAGCTACctttttttttgacaatatgCAGAAGAAAGAGGTTCTCAATATTTTAAAGGCCGCAGAGCCATACAAAGCTGGTCTTCAACTCCATGTTAAAAGTGAACCACTGGAGCCTCAATTCAGCCCCTTTTCACTCAAGCAAGACAATTTG gtAACCAGAGATTCAACATATGATGACATCTTTAATAGTAAGATTCGGCGGTACCTAAAGGGGTCAGCTTCCTTGCAAGATTTATCCAAGCCAAACCTAGCCAGTGGCCAATTAAAATCTAAAACCATACAAGGCCCCAAAATGAATTTCGCAGGATACACTTCATCAGTTGATTTATCAAATGTTCCCTCTTCAGAATCACAAGTCAACATTAAAGGTGCTGAAATTAATAGTGTAGTACCCAAAGTCCAGGGTCCCAAAGTTGAAGTGAATATGTCAGCTCCAAAAATGCAAGGGAAGATGGAAGATTTGGAAATCAGTGTGCCACAGATCAGTGTTAATGGCTCACCGGGTAAACATAGTGGGCCAAAGGTTCAGTTGCCTTCCTTTAGTCATTCAGATGGTCATGTGGATGTGAAAGCACCAAATCTGAAAGCAGGTGTTGAATTGCCAAACACTGAATACGAGGTTGATGGGAAACTGAATGCTCCCGATGTAGAACTCTGTTTGCCTAACATATCAGGTGATATGAACATTCCCACAACTAATGTGAAAGGCTCTAAAATGAAGGTGCCCACAATGAAGTTTTTCCAGTCTAAAAAGTCTTCTTATGATGACAAAGTAAATGTTGATCTTCCAAAAGCCGACCTACAGATTCCACAATTGAAAGGACCAGAAGTTAGCATTGGTCTTCCCAAATCAGATTGCGAAATTCCTAGACTTAAAGGGCCAGACATCAATGTCAATGTACCCAAATCCAATACGCAGCTTCCTAAATTTAAAGCACCAGAAGTAAACATTGATCTTCCCAAAGGAGATTTAAAAATGCCCAACCTTAAAGGACCAGAGATGAATGTTGAGCTACCCAGTGTTGATCTTCCCAATGCTAATTTCCAAATTCCAAAACTGAAAGGACGTGAAATAAGCACAGATCTCCCCAAGGGAGGTTTAAAAATGCCAAACCTTAAAGGGCCAGAAGTGAATATTGATCTTCCCAATACTGATTTTCAGCTTCCAAAATTGAAAGGACCTAATATGAATGTTGATCTCCCCAAAGTTGATTTGAAGACTCCCAAACTTAAAGGACCAGAATTGAATTATGATCTACCTAATGCTGATTTACAGCTTCCACATTTGAAAGGACCAGAAGTCAGTGTTGATCTCCCCAAAGGAGATATAAAAATTCCAAAAGTAAAAGGACTAGATGGTAATGTTGATATTCCCAATGTTGATTTAAAGATTCAAAAGCCTAAACCATCAGAAGTAAATGTTGGTCTTCCTAAAGCTGACTTGCAGTTTCCAAAATTGAAAGAGAAAGATGTGAGTATTTCTCTCCCCGACGCTGATATTCAGATGCCAGATGTGAAAGTACCAGGAGTGAATGCTGACTTTCCTAAAGCCGATATCCAAATTCCAAAACTGAAAA CTCCAAACATTTATGTTAATATTCCAAACAGCAGTGTGCAGCTCCCAAAGACAGATATTCCAGATGTGAACATAGGTCTTCCCAAAGCAGATGTAAATATTCAGAAACTGAAGGGGCTAGGAGTGAATGTCCTCCCTGTGGGAGATATAACATCTCCTAAGCTAAAAACTATAGATGCGAATATTGATCTTCCTAAATTGGATATGAAGAGCCCCAATGTTAAAGGTCCAGATGTAAATATTAACCTTCCCCAAGCAGGTCTAAGCATTCCAGAATTGAGAGGACCGGAAGTAAATGTTGATGttccaaacacatatataaatatgccaAACGTAAAAGGTCCAGAGGTGGATGTCAATCTTCCAAAAGCTAACACAAAAGTACCAAAAATGAAAGGACCCGATGTGAACCTTGACGTCCCAAAATCAGAAATGAAAGGTAAATTTAAAATGCCCTCATTTAATCTGTTCAATTCCAAGAAAGGTTTGCCTGATGTTGAAGTAAGTTTGAAGTCCCCACAGCTAAAGAATGACATTGATGTCTCACCTCCTAAgcttgatgtaaagactccagatataaatattaaaggatCAGATAAAAAATACACCTCACCAAAATTTAAACTGCCTTCATTTGGTTACCCAAAAGTTGAAGCTACTGGTGAGCTCCCAAACATAGATGGACATTTAAAAGGACCAAAACTGGATATTAATACACCCTATGTAGCAGCCCCACAAATAAAGGGAAATGTACAAACACCTGATCTAGAAGTGGGTGGGCAATTGAAGACTCCTCAAATGGAGGTCAATGCACCCAAGGTGGATATTAACGTTCCAGATGCAAAGATGAATGCTCCCAAATTTAAAATGCCTTCATTTCAAATGCCATCTTTCAACATGTCAGGCCCAAATGTTCAAACACCTGATCTAAAAGTGGATGGGCAATTGAAGACTCCCCAAGTGGATGTCAATGCACCCAAGATGGATATTAAGGTTCCAGATGCAAAGATTAATGCTCCCAAATTTACAATGCCATCTTTCAACATGTCAGGCCCAAATGTCCAAACACCTGATCTAAAAGTGGATGGGCAATTGAAGACTCCCCAAGTGGATGTCAATGCACCCAAAATGGATATTAACATGCCAGATGCAAAGATGAATGCTCCGAAATTTAAAATGCCTACCTTTCAAATGCCATCTTTTAACATGTCAGGTCCAAAAGTCCAAGCACCTGATTTAGAAGTTGATGGACAATTGAAGACTCCTCAAGTGGATGTCAAAGCACCAAAAGTGGATATTAACGTTCCAGATGCAAAGATGAATGCTCCCAAATTTAAAATGCCTTCGTTTCAAATGCCATCTTTCAACATGTCTGGCCCAAAGGTCCAAGCACCTGATATAGAAGTCGATGGGCAATTAAAGACACCTCAAGTAGATGTCAAAGCACCCAAAGTAGATATTAACGTTCCAGATGCAAAGATGAATGCTCCCAAATTTAAAATGCCTTCATTTCAAATGCCATCTTTCAACATGTCAGGCCCAAATGTCCAAACACCTGATCTAAAAGTGGATGGGCAATTGAAGACTCCCCAAGTGGATGTCAATGCACCCAAGATGGATATTAAGGTTCCAGATGCAAAGATTAATGCTCCCAAATTTAAAATGCCATCTTTCAACATGTCAGGCCCAAATGTCCAAACACCTGATCTAGAAGTGGAAGGGCAATTAAAGACTCCCCAAGTGGATATTAATGCACCCAAGATGGATATTAACGTTCCAGATGCAAAGATTAATGCTCCCAAATTTAAAATGCCATCTTTCAACATGTCAGGCCCAAATGTCCAAACACCTGATCTAAAAGTGGATGGGCAATTGAAGACTCCCCAAGTGGATGTCAATGCACCCAAGATGGATATTAAGGTTCCAGATGCAAAGATTAATGCTCCCAAATTTAAAATGCCATCTTTCAACATGTCAGGCCCAAATGTCCAAACACCTGATCTAAAAGTGGATGGGCAATTGAAGACTCCCCAAGTGGATGTCAATGCACCCAAGATGGATATTAAGGTTCCAGATGCAAAGATTAATGCTCCCAAATTTAAAATGCCATCTTTCAACATGTCAGGCCCAAATGTCCAAACACCTGATCTAAAAGTGGAAGGGCAATTAAAGACTCCCCAAGTGGATATTAATGCACCCAAGATGGATATTAACGTTCAAGTGGATGGGCAATTGAAGACTCCCCAAGTGGATGTCAATGCACCCAAGATGGATATTAAGGTTCCAGATGCAAAGATTAATGCTCCCAAATTTAAAATGCCATCTTTCAACATGTCAGGCCCAAATGTCCAAACACCTGATTTAGAAGTGGATGGGCAATTGAAGACTCCTGATGTAGATATGAGTACTCCTCAAATAAATGTGAAAGGTTCTGAACTAAAGGTGAATCCACCAAAATTTAAAAAGCCCTCATCTAACCTGCCAAGTGGTCATGTCACATCCTCAGATGTCAACTTCCCCCACAGTGTTGTAAAAGAGTCAAGATTTAAATTGCCAACTTTGCTTATTTTCCACCCTAAAATCGGTGTGCCAGATGTTGACATTGATGGATTAGAATCACCAAAAATTGATGCGCCTACCCGTTCTAACCCACAGGGGAGTCTTACAATGCCTAATGTGAGTGTTGATACTCCAAATGAAATccttaaaaaaactgaaaaaaaggcAACGTTGCCAAGATTTAAGTTACCTACTTTTGGAAAATCGCGACCACCATCTGCACAATATGACGCTGGAATAACAACACCAGGTGCCTCTTTGCCGAGGGCCAATGTTGAAATAAAGAGCCCAGAATTCAGTGCAAACATGCCAAGTATTAATACCAAAGATGCCAAATTTACAATCCCAGATGCTGATTTGAAAGTTAGAGTCCCAGAACTAGAAAGTCATAATCAGGTTTCTGGGCTTCAAATCAACGCACCAAGGATAACCATGGAGAACTCAGAAGGAAGTATGTCATTGCCTACAATTCCAAACCCATCTCTAAACATTTCAGGCCGCAAGGCTGACCAGCCTGAGAAATTACCCCAGATAAAAGGTCCTGGGTTTAAAATGGACATGCCATCTGTTGACATCAGGGCTCCAAAAGTGAAATCACCAGGGTTACCTGCCAATGACACAGACCTTCCAAAGCTTAAGGGTAATATCAATATGTCTGCTCCAAAACTGCAAGTTGATGGATTAGATGACCTGGACATTGATGCAAATAAGCCGTCTATAAGTGTGCATGCACCAGAGAGGAAAGAACCATTCCCTGGTCAAACAGAGTTACCAGCTGTTGATGTTTACACCCCTCAAATACAAAGTTATAGAAGTAGCTCCCCCGCGCAGCTGAAAAACTATACAAACGATAACCTAGCACTGGATGTAAGCTTACCATCTGCAAGTGTAAATGACCCAGAATGGAAGGAACCGTTATCTGGTCAAACTGAAAAGAAAGGGGAAGATATAAATACCAATTTTGACATGCCTGATGCTAATATGGAAAGACATTTACCTAACAGAATGGACCAGAGTCCACGTTCTAAGTacccttttcttttctctgattCCACTTTCTCATTGCCCGACGTTGGCTTTGATTTTTCCCCTCCTAGGTTGAACTTGTCTTAA